From a region of the Arvicanthis niloticus isolate mArvNil1 chromosome 6, mArvNil1.pat.X, whole genome shotgun sequence genome:
- the Tnk1 gene encoding non-receptor tyrosine-protein kinase TNK1 isoform X6: MLPEASSLWLLRLLRDVQLAQFYRPILEELNVTRPEHFDFVRPEDLDNIGMGRPAQRRLTEALKRYRSGVKSKNWVYKILGGFAPEQKEIPPHSDSLLRLHEPEGGLKCLIPEGAVCRGELLGSGCFGVVHRGLWTLPSGQSIPVAVKSLRVGPEGPMGTELGDFLREVSVMMKLEHPHVLRLHGLVLGQPLQMVMELAPLGSLHARLTAPAPTPPLPVALLCLFLRQLAGAMAYLGSCGLVHRDLATRNLLLASPRTIKVADFGLVRPLGGARGRYVMGGPRPIPYAWCAPESLRQGAFSSASDVWMFGVTLWEMFSGGEEPWAGVPPYLILQRLEKDRARLPKPPLCSRALYSLALRCWAPRPADRPSFSNLEGLLQEAWLSEGRCVREVTEPGALRMEPGDPITVIEGSPDTTTWKGQNGRTLKVGNFPASAVTLADLGGSTVTHPAHRGSPARGEKCRGGTDGDREKATLQDLPPARIQRRKVPLQRMRGISKSLESVLSLGPRPTGGGSSPPELRHTRAMPQGLLDLPPRPPDLPPRPPIICSSSQPIQPHKARPKREPLHNHRTGASKAIVPTGGPLPDSEWQRKIAEVELSVHGVTYQECQVALRTTGGDVASAIRNLKVDQLFHLSNRSRADCRRILEHHQWDLSAASRYILARS, translated from the exons ATGCTCCCTGAAGCCAGTTCCTTGTGGCTCCTTCGGCTGCTCCGGGATGTCCAGCTGGCTCAGTTTTACCGGCCCATCCTTGAGGAACTCAACGTCACTCGGCCAGAACATTTTGACTTTGTAAGGCCTGAGGACCTGGACAACATAGGCATGGGCAGGCCTG CCCAGCGCAGACTTACCGAAGCCCTGAAGAGGTACCGCTCGGGGGTCAAGTCTAAGAACTGGGTGTACAAG ATACTTGGGGGCTTTGCTCCTGAACAGAAGGAGATCCCCCCACACTCAGACAGTCTTCTCCGCCTCCATGAGCCAGAGGGGGGACTCAAGTGTTTGATTCCAGAGGGTGCTGTGTGCAGAGGGGAGCTACTGGGTTCAGGCTGCTTTGGAGTTGTACATCGAGGTCTATGGACATTACCCAGTGGCCAAAGT ATCCCAGTGGCTGTCAAGTCCCTCCGTGTGGGTCCTGAGGGTCCGATGGGCACAGAACTAGGAGACTTCCTGCGGGAAGTATCTGTCATGATGAAGTTAGAGCACCCGCACGTGCTGCGCCTGCACGGCCTCGTGCTGGGCCAGCCTCTACAGATG GTGATGGAACTTGCACCATTGGGTTCCCTGCATGCGCGCCTGACTGCCCCAGCACCGACGCCCCCACTGCCTGTGGCCCTACTGTGCCTTTTTCTGCGTCAGTTGGCAGGAGCCATGGCATACTTAGGGTCCTGTGGGTTAGTGCACCGGGATCTCGCCACCCGCAACCTACTGCTGGCCTCACCTCGAACGATTAAAGTGGCGGATTTTGGACTAGTGCGGCCACTGGGCGGCGCCCGGGGTCGCTACGTCATGGGTGGGCCCCGTCCCATCCCCTATGCTTG GTGTGCTCCAGAGAGCCTACGCCAGGGAgccttctcctctgcctctgacGTGTGGATGTTTGGTGTGACActctgggaaatgttttctggAGGTGAGGAACCCTGGGCAGGTGTTCCACCATATCTCATCCTACAACGGCTGGAGAAGGACCGAGCCAGGCTGCCAAAGCCTCCTCTGTGTTCCAGGGCCCTCTACTCCCTCGCCTTGCGTTGCTGGGCCCCTCGCCCTGCAGACCGACCTAGCTTTTCTAACCTGGAAGGACTGCTTCAAGAG GCTTGGCTTTCTGAGGGGCGCTGTGTGAGGGAGGTCACAGAGCCAGGTGCTTTGCGGATGGAGCCCGGTGACCCCATCACTGTCATTGAGGGCAG CCCGGACACCACAACCTGGAAGGGCCAGAATGGTCGCACTCTCAAAGTGGGCAACTTTCCAGCTTCTGCAGTGACACTAGCAGACTTGGGGGGTTCAACAGTCACTCATCCAGCCCACAGAGGTTCTCCTGCCCGTGGAGAGAAATGCAGAGGGGGCACAGATGG ggacagggagaaggcAACGTTACAAGATCTACCCCCAGCACGGATCCAGAGAAGGAAGGTGCCCTTGCAGAGGATGAGAG GCATTTCCAAGAGtctggagtcagttctgtccCTGGGCCCTAGACCCACAGGAGGTGGTTCAAGTCCTCCTGAACTTCGACATACAAGAGCTATGCCCCAGGGACTCCTAGACCTACCTCCACGCCCACCAGACCTGCCTCCACGCCCACCTATTATCTGCAGCTCTTCTCAGCCTATCCAGCCCCACAAAGCCCGGCCCAAAAGAGAACCCTTACATAATCACCGCACTGGAGCCAGCAAAGCCATTGTCCCTACTGGAGGCCCCTTGCCAGACTCTGAGTGGCAGAGGAAGATTGCAGAG GTAGAGCTGAGTGTGCATGGTGTCACCTACCAGGAGTGCCAAGTGGCACTTAGAACCACTGGGGGAGATGTGGCTTCTGCTATCCGGAACCTCAAG GTAGACCAGCTCTTCCACCTCAGTAACCGGTCCAGAGCAGACTGTCGTCGCATCCTGGAGCATCACCAGTGGGACCTGTCAGCAGCCAGTCGCTACATCCTAGCTCGGTCCTGA